One window of the Lepeophtheirus salmonis chromosome 7, UVic_Lsal_1.4, whole genome shotgun sequence genome contains the following:
- the LOC121121399 gene encoding uncharacterized protein, whose translation MDIPEITKCSSLDLFRVSWLTRIFLTWVSYCSFKNFGRIIGVPGNQSYESPHHVETLKDCTVSQYCAGVLIDSNENVLKTFSYIDLDTINRSQNQSNGILLINLVTEPHLLGQSQLDFMKFEQCCVQEKNTILKAPEHLTKINDTLERIDCNSITMTEFEKEYVLKRKAVMLVNCTKDWKAQKTWTIRGLLSRYPKEEKKYWTTGFKDMIENFNEAEEKLKWFDEEEFGRMEEDNHEESIDKSQMLGQDVIEIIKNKNISFRVFEKVGLPYSLRNMPEAKTDLYRDWSTPKPIPKDLYKHAIRLHTDYSWVIMGCAGSGTNLHQDPDLTDAWNSLLYGHKESKNILLKHFDFFDLLCFDSI comes from the exons ATGGACATCCCAGAGATTACAAAATGTTCTTCTTTAGATTTGTTCAGag tgtCATGGTTAACCcggatttttttaacatgggtATCTTATTGCTCATTTAAAAACTTTGGAAGGATTATTGGAGTTCCAGGGAATCAATCATATGAATCGCCGCACCATGTAGAAACGTTGAAAGACTGTACTGTGAGCCAGTACTGTGCAGGAGTTCTTATTGACAGCAATGAGAATGTTCTTAAAACATTCTCATATATTGACTTGGATACCATCAATCGATCCCAAAATCAATCCAATGGAATACTGCTCATCAATCTTGTTACTGAACCGCATCTCTTAGGACAATCTCAGCTGGACTTTAtgaaatttgaacaatgttgTGTTCAAGAGAAGAACACTATTCTTAAGGCTCCTGAGCATCTTACAAAAATCAATGATACACTAGAAAGAATAGATTGTAATTCAATTACAATGACTGAATTTGAAAAGGagtatgttttaaaaagaaaggcTGTTATGCTGGTTAATTGTACAAAAGATTGGAAAGCTCAGAAAACATGGACAATTAGAGGATTATTAAGTCGTTAtcctaaagaagaaaaaaaatattggacaaCAGGCTTTAAAGatatgattgaaaattttaatgaagcAGAAGAGAAGCTAAAATGGTTCGATGAAGAAGAATTTGGTAGGATGGAGGAAGATAACCATGAAGAGTCCATTGATAAGTCTCAAATGTTGGGCCAAGATgtgatagaaataataaaaaataagaatatatcaTTTAGAGTATTTGAAAAGGTTGGACTCCCTTACAGTTTAAGGAATATGCCAGAAGCAAAGACGGACCTCTATAGAGATTGGTCTACACCAAAGCCAATACCAAAAGATTTATATAAGCATGCAATAAGATTACATACAGATTATTCTTGGGTAATAATGGGATGTGCAGGTTCTGGAACAAATTTACATCAGGATCCAGACCTAACAGATGCATGGAATTCCTTATTATATGGCCATaaggaaagtaaaaatattctacttaaacattttgacttttttgatttattgtgCTTTGActctatttaa
- the LOC121121398 gene encoding stress-induced-phosphoprotein 1 has protein sequence MNCYSCPLSPSTADEREESATRAKESGNEAYRRRDFTSAIHYYKRAVGLNPKEMNHFSNLAAAYLECGQYEESIEACTQAIKAGRSFKADYKRMAKIYARLGKARKRQGALTHARSAYQDALIQYRIPEYQMALNEVEIEIKKKEEEAYIDPEKAEQERSQGNLLFSSGDFTSALKHYSEAIRRSPHDSRLYSNRAACYTKLMSFDLAIKDCEKSIELDSSFVKAYLRMANALRGMGKITQAMAIYEKAIEIDSNCDEAIEGYKNCSIQNIPDPEEIKRQAMNDPEIQQILKDPSIRLILQQMQTDPSSAREYLKNPIISSKFMKLREAGLITISYK, from the exons ATGAATTGTTATTCATGTCCTCTGTCTCCTTCTACAGCAGACGAACGAGAGGAATCAGCAACTCGAGCAAAGGAATCTGGAAACGAAGCTTATCGCCGTAGAGACTTTACTTCTGCCATTCACTATTATAAAAGAGCCGTTGGATTAAATCCTAAAGAAATGAACCACTTCTCCAATTTAGCAGCCGCTTATTTAGAGTGTGGCCAATACGAGGAATCCATTGAAGCGTGCACTCAAGCCATTAAAGCGGGAAGATCCTTTAAAGCCGACTATAAAAGGATGGCCAAGATTTATGCACGTTTGGGTAAAGCCAGAAAACGGCAAGGAGCTCTGACTCATGCCCGATCCGCGTATCAAGATGCTCTTATTCAATATCGAATACCGGAATATCAAATGGCACTAAACGAG gtcgaaattgaaattaagaagaaagaagaagaagcatATATCGATCCAGAAAAAGCAGAACAGGAACGAAGTCAAGGGAACTTACTATTTAGTAGTGGTGACTTTACCTCAGCTTTAAAACATTATTCCGAGGCAATTCGTCGAAGTCCTCATGATAGTAGACTTTATTCTAATCGTGCTGCTTGCTACACAAAATTGATGTCTTTTGACTTAGCAATAAAAGATTGTGAAAAATCTATTGAACTTGACTCCAGTTTTGTTAAAGCTTACTTGAGAATGGCAAATGCCCTAAGAGGAATGGGGAAAATAACACAGGCCATGGCAATATATGAAAAAGCGATTGAAATTGACTCGAATTGTGATGAAGCTATTGAAGGTTATAAGAATTGTTCTATACAAAATATTCCTGATCCAGAGGAAATTAAAAGACAGGCCATGAACGATCCTGAAATTCAGCAAATTTTGAAAGATCCATCCATCAGGCTGATATTACAACAAATGCAGACGGATCCTTCATCTGCTCGAGAATATTTAAAGAATCCGATTATCTCATCAAAGTTTATGAAGCTTAGAGAAGCAGGGCTGATAACTATCtcatataaatag